One Pectobacterium polaris DNA window includes the following coding sequences:
- a CDS encoding AraC family transcriptional regulator, with translation MLNSTIHDDLLAYTDRELEILQANYKFNHKFKNHMERKFFKDNYIYIEKQTRFAKIPLHSHGFIELIYIYQGEMKQNVNELPLTLKKGELLLLNQFAKHEIDAAGHDDIIINFIIKIEFFGKLMSLFDEENIISDFILSSINGKMRYGEHIHFKVGDIESIQTIMHVIISEIYSKNNLKEVRVNFLVGLLITELISNVESSDYHVNGSYNESLSMSVLKYIDENYSTASLKEISDRLKQPNYKVSKLLKAFTGKNFSELLIEKRIDVLIHLLKHTNHSIIDIINMTGYENASHCYKIFKEKHSMSIKEYRDRNM, from the coding sequence ATGTTGAACTCTACAATCCATGACGATCTGCTGGCGTATACAGACAGAGAGCTTGAAATATTACAAGCCAATTATAAATTTAACCATAAATTTAAAAATCACATGGAGCGAAAGTTTTTTAAAGACAACTACATCTATATCGAAAAGCAAACGCGGTTCGCAAAAATACCGTTACATTCTCATGGGTTCATTGAGCTTATTTACATCTATCAGGGTGAGATGAAGCAAAATGTAAACGAGTTACCTTTAACGTTGAAGAAGGGCGAACTCCTGCTGCTCAATCAGTTTGCCAAGCATGAAATTGACGCAGCAGGCCATGATGACATCATTATCAATTTCATTATAAAAATTGAATTTTTTGGAAAATTAATGTCATTATTTGATGAAGAGAACATCATATCCGATTTCATTCTTTCATCAATTAACGGAAAAATGCGATATGGTGAGCATATCCATTTTAAAGTGGGTGATATTGAGTCAATACAAACGATAATGCACGTTATTATTAGTGAAATATACAGTAAAAATAACCTGAAAGAAGTGCGTGTCAATTTCCTGGTTGGTTTACTCATCACTGAACTGATCTCGAATGTGGAGTCGAGTGACTATCATGTCAATGGCAGCTACAACGAATCACTGTCCATGTCGGTACTTAAGTATATTGATGAAAACTACAGTACGGCCAGCCTGAAAGAAATTTCTGACAGGCTAAAACAGCCTAATTATAAAGTCAGTAAATTGCTAAAAGCATTTACGGGTAAAAATTTCAGTGAGCTCCTCATCGAGAAACGAATAGACGTGCTCATCCATCTCCTCAAACATACTAACCACTCAATCATTGATATTATCAATATGACGGGTTATGAGAATGCCTCGCACTGCTATAAAATATTTAAAGAGAAGCACAGTATGAGCATAAAGGAATACAGAGATAGAAATATGTAG
- a CDS encoding PTS sugar transporter subunit IIC, producing MQSIGQNIYLKSVMSGMMLVLPATIMSSLATLLKVFPFAPYQAFLVKHDLVRFFDIPINFTNNFLAVIVAFSVAYTLAKNLNADSFMSGLLSMISFFILTPYQLGDVGPLGQSFAIPSHWLGAMGLFTGILVAITATRIFVAITRKGLIIKMPDTVPEFISKSFSSLVPGIVILTFFTVVSAAITINGLGSIHEIIYKLIQAPLTSLGSGIGSLIFVAILAQLLWFFGLHGHAITLGIVAPIWFAMDAQQLAAYAAGITPPNITGFAFFMTYGVAGDLLPLAFMLAFLAKSNRYQTLGKIALPPAVFTIGEPMAYGVPLVMNFALAIPYIFINGLMLGLAYYLTVIGILPRVAGVSTPAGIPVIVSGFMQGSWKIAAFQFVGLFIRFAGWYFFFKIADAIACKEENAERVNNS from the coding sequence ATGCAGAGCATTGGCCAAAATATTTATCTGAAATCAGTAATGAGCGGAATGATGCTGGTGTTGCCTGCCACCATAATGAGTTCACTGGCGACCTTGCTGAAAGTATTTCCGTTTGCGCCTTATCAGGCATTTCTGGTCAAACACGATCTTGTTCGGTTTTTTGATATACCGATTAATTTTACCAATAATTTCCTGGCCGTCATCGTCGCGTTCTCTGTTGCTTATACATTAGCTAAAAACCTTAACGCTGATAGTTTCATGAGCGGCCTGCTTTCGATGATATCGTTTTTCATTCTGACACCTTATCAATTAGGCGATGTCGGGCCTTTGGGGCAGTCATTTGCTATTCCGAGCCACTGGCTTGGTGCGATGGGGTTATTTACGGGGATTCTGGTTGCCATCACGGCAACACGGATATTCGTAGCGATAACCAGAAAAGGGCTGATTATAAAAATGCCTGACACGGTGCCGGAGTTTATTTCGAAATCATTCTCGTCATTGGTGCCGGGCATTGTGATCCTCACGTTTTTCACCGTGGTTTCTGCCGCTATCACGATCAATGGCCTAGGCAGCATTCATGAGATTATTTATAAACTCATTCAGGCACCGTTGACGTCACTCGGGTCGGGTATCGGGTCGCTTATTTTTGTCGCTATTCTTGCTCAACTGCTCTGGTTTTTTGGGCTGCACGGGCACGCGATTACGCTGGGTATCGTTGCGCCTATCTGGTTCGCTATGGATGCGCAACAGTTGGCCGCCTATGCCGCAGGAATCACACCGCCGAATATCACGGGTTTTGCCTTTTTCATGACCTATGGGGTTGCCGGGGATTTATTGCCGCTTGCCTTTATGCTGGCATTTCTGGCCAAAAGTAATCGTTATCAGACGCTAGGGAAAATTGCCTTGCCTCCCGCTGTGTTCACCATCGGCGAACCGATGGCTTATGGTGTACCGCTGGTCATGAATTTCGCTCTCGCCATTCCCTATATTTTCATCAATGGGCTCATGCTTGGTCTCGCATACTACCTCACTGTCATCGGTATTTTGCCGCGCGTTGCGGGTGTCAGTACGCCAGCAGGGATTCCGGTTATTGTCTCTGGATTTATGCAGGGGAGCTGGAAAATTGCGGCGTTTCAGTTTGTCGGGCTTTTTATTCGTTTCGCAGGTTGGTATTTCTTCTTCAAAATTGCTGACGCAATAGCCTGCAAGGAAGAAAACGCAGAACGCGTGAATAACAGTTAA
- a CDS encoding ABC transporter substrate-binding protein — translation MKKAGIRLTLAALTLAVASAASANTLVYCSEGSPENFNPQLYTSGTSVDASAVPIYNRLVDFKVGTTELVPSLAESWDVSADGRVYTFHLRKGVKFQSNKYFKPSRDFTADDVIFSFMRQKDPQHPYHSVSKGTYANFESLSFGSLIQSIEKVDDHTVRFTLSHAEAPFLADLAWYFASILSAEYADAMLKAGTPERVDMDPIGTGPFELAQYQKDSRILFKAFPDYWEGKAKLDRLIFTITPDASVRYAKLEKNECQVMPFPNPADLPRMKENKDIVLMQKAGLNTGFLSFNTQKAPTDNVKVRQALTMAINKPAIIEAVFQGTGTAAKNLLPPGVWSADSDLKDYDYDPEKAKALLKEAGLAEGTAIELWAMPVQRPYNPNARRMSEMIQADWAKVGVQAKIVTFEWGEYLKRVKGGEHQAALMGWTTATGDPDNFFGPLFTCTAANGGSNSAKWCYAPFDKLIIEARASQDHEQRIALYKQAQQMMHDQAPAVMIAHSTIFEPVRKEVTGYEVDPFGKHIFYQVDVKK, via the coding sequence ATGAAAAAAGCAGGAATACGATTGACTCTGGCAGCGTTGACGCTGGCGGTCGCTTCAGCGGCCTCAGCGAATACGCTGGTGTACTGCTCGGAAGGATCGCCGGAAAACTTTAACCCGCAGCTTTACACCTCCGGCACCAGCGTGGATGCCAGCGCTGTGCCGATTTATAACCGTCTGGTAGATTTCAAAGTGGGCACCACGGAGCTGGTGCCGAGTCTGGCGGAGAGTTGGGACGTCAGTGCTGATGGGCGTGTCTATACCTTCCATTTGCGTAAAGGCGTGAAATTCCAGAGCAATAAATACTTCAAACCTTCGCGTGATTTTACCGCCGACGACGTTATTTTCTCCTTCATGCGGCAAAAAGATCCGCAGCACCCTTACCACAGCGTCTCGAAAGGGACCTATGCCAATTTTGAGAGCTTGTCCTTTGGCTCGTTGATTCAGAGCATCGAGAAAGTGGATGACCACACGGTGCGCTTTACGCTCTCCCATGCGGAAGCCCCATTTCTGGCCGATTTAGCCTGGTACTTCGCGTCTATTCTCTCTGCGGAATATGCCGATGCGATGCTCAAAGCCGGGACGCCGGAGCGTGTGGACATGGATCCGATTGGCACCGGACCGTTTGAATTAGCGCAATATCAGAAGGATTCTCGCATCCTGTTTAAAGCGTTCCCCGACTATTGGGAAGGCAAGGCCAAGCTGGATCGGCTGATTTTCACCATCACGCCGGATGCCTCCGTGCGGTACGCCAAGCTGGAGAAGAATGAGTGTCAGGTGATGCCGTTCCCTAATCCCGCCGACCTGCCGCGCATGAAAGAAAACAAGGACATCGTGCTGATGCAAAAGGCCGGACTGAACACCGGCTTCCTGTCGTTCAATACCCAGAAAGCACCGACGGATAATGTGAAGGTGCGGCAGGCGTTAACGATGGCGATTAACAAGCCGGCGATTATCGAAGCTGTTTTCCAGGGAACCGGAACGGCGGCGAAAAACCTGCTGCCGCCGGGCGTCTGGAGTGCCGATAGCGACCTGAAAGACTATGACTACGATCCTGAGAAGGCGAAGGCGTTACTGAAAGAAGCCGGTTTGGCGGAGGGCACCGCTATCGAACTGTGGGCGATGCCGGTACAGCGCCCGTATAACCCGAACGCTCGCCGCATGTCGGAGATGATTCAGGCGGACTGGGCGAAAGTCGGTGTGCAGGCCAAAATTGTCACCTTCGAGTGGGGCGAATACCTGAAAAGGGTGAAAGGCGGTGAGCATCAGGCGGCACTGATGGGCTGGACAACGGCAACGGGCGATCCTGATAACTTCTTCGGGCCGCTCTTTACCTGTACGGCGGCCAACGGTGGTTCCAACTCGGCAAAATGGTGTTATGCGCCGTTTGATAAACTCATTATCGAAGCGCGCGCTTCACAGGATCATGAGCAGCGTATTGCCCTGTACAAGCAGGCGCAGCAGATGATGCACGATCAGGCACCGGCCGTCATGATTGCGCATTCCACCATCTTTGAACCCGTACGTAAGGAAGTGACCGGATATGAGGTCGACCCGTTCGGTAAGCATATTTTCTATCAGGTAGACGTGAAGAAATAA
- a CDS encoding carbohydrate porin — MVAGDFQSEFNRPKNMSLHADPTGPNQDPRGKMGDLGNSFWHDYFTSLAITKKWQGVGAPEQWADYTYQMVGYGDKSIETAQNFGRFGGLSFLPEDANIWAGRRYLDERLSIFAYNTKEIHVDSGVGYSGKDLDVTIGTAQIDWSSASAPQAIEGSRRIFDIAYRVGPTEWGATYVKELDNPLNTGVQRAMSFSGKYNLSSFMGIAEGRSSLKFQYGKGIIAQYLNTSRISVLSEEGDSALRLTLDGSLNMFDDFAVTPAFIYEYTKRDKSAERTTLIPDTSYAGGNTIYGSGNETGIFAGVSVKQNLHHQNLSMLYEAVINNTTNKNGVIGADGTAYKIAMGPAIQLDVMPYAAPIASLTLTYAGGDRAVTLLPTDSEWRLGYRLEVWF, encoded by the coding sequence ATGGTCGCCGGGGATTTCCAGAGCGAATTCAATCGTCCTAAAAATATGTCATTGCATGCCGATCCCACGGGGCCAAATCAGGATCCCCGGGGGAAAATGGGCGATCTTGGGAACAGCTTTTGGCATGACTATTTTACCTCGCTGGCCATCACGAAAAAATGGCAGGGGGTGGGTGCCCCTGAACAGTGGGCTGATTATACTTATCAAATGGTTGGCTATGGTGATAAGAGCATTGAAACGGCGCAGAATTTTGGTCGATTTGGCGGGTTATCTTTTCTGCCCGAAGACGCCAATATCTGGGCGGGCCGTCGCTACCTGGATGAGCGCCTCAGCATCTTTGCCTATAACACAAAAGAGATTCATGTTGACTCCGGTGTGGGTTACAGCGGCAAAGATCTTGATGTGACGATAGGCACAGCACAAATAGACTGGTCGAGTGCCAGCGCGCCACAGGCAATTGAAGGGTCGCGACGTATTTTTGATATCGCATACCGAGTGGGTCCAACGGAATGGGGTGCCACCTATGTGAAGGAGCTGGATAACCCGTTAAATACCGGCGTTCAGCGAGCCATGAGTTTCTCTGGGAAATACAATTTATCGTCGTTTATGGGAATAGCAGAAGGGCGTTCATCGCTAAAATTCCAATACGGTAAAGGCATTATTGCTCAGTACCTGAATACCAGCCGGATCAGCGTGCTGAGTGAGGAAGGGGATTCAGCGCTGCGGCTTACGCTTGATGGTAGCCTCAATATGTTTGACGATTTTGCCGTTACTCCCGCCTTTATTTACGAATATACCAAGCGCGACAAATCTGCGGAAAGAACCACGCTAATCCCGGATACCAGCTATGCGGGCGGCAACACAATTTATGGATCGGGAAATGAGACTGGAATTTTCGCTGGCGTCAGCGTTAAACAAAACCTCCACCATCAGAACCTGTCGATGCTGTATGAAGCGGTTATCAATAATACGACCAATAAAAATGGCGTGATAGGCGCAGACGGCACCGCATATAAGATTGCGATGGGGCCGGCGATTCAGCTTGATGTTATGCCCTATGCTGCGCCAATCGCCAGCCTGACGCTCACCTACGCGGGCGGCGATCGTGCCGTTACCCTGTTACCTACCGATTCTGAATGGCGTCTGGGCTACCGTCTGGAAGTCTGGTTTTAA
- the pepT gene encoding peptidase T — MTDRLAHQLSTRFYRYLAVTSQSDARSTTLPSTPEQHEMARLLADELRVLGLQDVVIDEHATVTAVKPGNCPSAPRIGFITHIDTVDVGLSPNIHPQTLRFTGEDLCLNAEQDIWLRTAEHPEILPYVGQDIIFSNGTSVLGADNKAAVTVVMTLMENLSDATLHGDIVVAFVPDEEIGLRGAKALDLKRFDVDFAYTIDCCELGEVVYENFNAASAEIRFTGVPAHPMSAKGVLVNPLLMAHDFISQFDRQQTPEHTEGREGYVWFNDLTANANEAKLKASIRDFDLATFEQRKQQIAAIAEKIAAQYPTGSVTYALTDIYSNISNAITDDRRAIDLLFAALDTLGIEPKVTPMRGGTDGAALSAKGLLTPNFFTGAHNFHSRFEFLPVPSFVKSYEVALNLCLLAAK, encoded by the coding sequence ATGACAGACCGTTTAGCTCATCAGCTCAGCACGCGTTTTTACCGTTACCTCGCCGTCACCAGCCAAAGCGATGCCCGTTCGACAACGTTGCCTAGCACACCGGAACAGCATGAAATGGCGCGATTGCTGGCGGACGAACTCCGCGTGCTGGGCCTACAGGATGTGGTGATTGATGAGCACGCCACCGTGACGGCCGTGAAGCCGGGCAACTGTCCGTCCGCACCGCGCATCGGTTTTATTACTCATATCGATACGGTTGACGTCGGCCTGTCGCCGAATATTCACCCGCAAACGCTGCGTTTTACCGGTGAAGACCTGTGCCTGAATGCCGAACAGGACATCTGGCTGCGCACGGCGGAACACCCAGAAATTCTGCCGTATGTTGGGCAGGACATTATTTTTAGCAACGGCACCAGCGTACTCGGCGCGGACAACAAGGCCGCCGTTACCGTGGTCATGACGCTCATGGAGAACCTGAGTGACGCGACGCTGCACGGCGATATCGTGGTCGCCTTCGTACCAGATGAAGAGATTGGGCTGCGTGGAGCGAAAGCGCTCGATCTCAAACGCTTCGATGTTGATTTTGCCTACACCATCGACTGCTGCGAGCTGGGTGAAGTGGTGTATGAGAACTTCAATGCGGCTTCCGCGGAAATTCGCTTTACCGGTGTGCCAGCGCACCCGATGTCGGCGAAAGGCGTGCTGGTTAACCCGCTGCTCATGGCACATGACTTTATCAGCCAGTTCGATCGCCAGCAGACGCCGGAGCACACGGAAGGACGCGAGGGTTATGTCTGGTTTAACGACCTGACGGCGAATGCCAATGAAGCGAAGCTCAAGGCGTCTATCCGCGACTTTGATTTAGCCACGTTTGAACAGCGTAAGCAGCAGATCGCCGCAATCGCAGAGAAGATTGCCGCGCAGTACCCGACTGGCAGCGTGACCTATGCCCTCACCGATATCTACAGCAATATCAGCAACGCCATCACCGACGATCGCCGCGCTATCGACCTGCTGTTTGCCGCACTCGACACGCTAGGCATTGAACCCAAAGTGACACCAATGCGCGGCGGCACGGACGGCGCTGCGCTGTCTGCCAAAGGGTTGCTCACGCCGAACTTCTTCACTGGCGCACACAATTTCCACTCGCGCTTTGAGTTTCTTCCTGTGCCGTCGTTTGTGAAATCGTATGAAGTGGCATTGAATTTATGCCTGCTGGCGGCGAAATAA
- a CDS encoding family 78 glycoside hydrolase catalytic domain → MLKINYQEENIVVDRCPLFLSWSVDYRQTSFTLSVLKDETVIYTTSRAGNDTTLHLDSFALACNTQYAIEIFVYGEGDNRTSMKKMFSTSNFGQFKGCWISGDKKNSDDGYYLENRNTVIRKTFDVVDDIAMACMSIVGLGFYKLYINGNEITGNELNTDWTNYNKTVYYDTYDVSSFLRKGTNNVTIELGNGWFNPAPLKLFGKYNLRDVLSVGDPQVIADLVIKGTTGEFTISTDESWEFCEGAYVFNNIYLGERVDFRLFRGSNTSDIINPVWKKVLISHGPKGEFVSSFIPKIKQAATVGSSHIYVVDENELIIDFGKIIAGFINLTMTASENQQVLLTYSEEVYENYTLNSDSTLAGFVGKEVAPGVIINGGPEAPHRAEQQDTLTCRSGVNHFVNQFTYHSFRYVRISGINLDQLNHICAVSVHTDLAECGGFRCSDPYLNQLVDIARETKLNNVHSVLSDCARERFAYGGDIVALAKSQVYQFDSATIYEKTLVDFINDIRPNGGVPETAPFMGIKTNGTGGDAGPLGWQLVLPYLIHIHYQHYGNVKLVYEMLPFLERQLEHLARLNLDELSACCLGDWGSRDVNTANYKSGSPALHFTATCFYYYHIILLVKFCRAINLKEKADFYSNKANEVRNEILTRYKNEDGSFADKSQTSYVFAIYFALADDIQAALTSLLNLIAADNDNIKCGIFGQSFLYEICRQYDQNDVIVKWLSADEGFKGMLNGESMTLKEFFGDNKNGSCNHAMFSSYSSWMYQGLGGISVTDDAVGSDVISINPCFIDSIEFVDCWHQTIRGRINCNWRRDGNGIELVIKIPYNLKKCTLTIAKAYTVLDELPASMKCDSFNQYFDITNVGEIKILLTRSLH, encoded by the coding sequence ATGTTAAAAATTAATTATCAAGAAGAAAATATTGTCGTTGATAGATGTCCTTTATTTTTAAGCTGGTCGGTAGATTATCGGCAGACGTCATTCACTCTGTCTGTTTTAAAGGATGAAACCGTTATCTACACCACCAGCAGAGCAGGTAATGATACGACGTTACACCTTGACTCATTCGCGTTAGCCTGCAATACACAGTATGCCATTGAAATTTTCGTTTATGGTGAGGGCGATAATCGTACCTCAATGAAAAAAATGTTCAGTACCAGTAATTTCGGTCAATTTAAAGGGTGCTGGATTTCAGGTGATAAAAAAAATAGTGATGATGGTTATTATCTGGAGAATAGAAATACCGTTATAAGAAAGACGTTTGATGTCGTTGATGATATCGCGATGGCCTGCATGAGTATTGTCGGGTTGGGTTTCTATAAACTCTATATTAACGGGAATGAAATAACGGGAAATGAGCTCAATACCGACTGGACGAACTATAATAAAACCGTTTATTACGATACGTATGACGTGAGTTCCTTTTTAAGAAAAGGAACGAATAACGTCACTATCGAATTGGGAAATGGATGGTTTAACCCTGCGCCGCTTAAATTATTTGGAAAGTACAATTTAAGAGATGTGTTGTCCGTTGGCGATCCGCAAGTCATCGCTGATTTGGTGATTAAGGGAACCACGGGAGAGTTCACCATTTCCACCGATGAATCGTGGGAATTCTGCGAAGGGGCATATGTTTTTAATAATATCTATCTGGGTGAAAGGGTGGATTTCAGACTCTTCAGGGGAAGCAACACAAGCGATATTATCAATCCGGTATGGAAAAAGGTATTGATTAGTCATGGGCCAAAAGGCGAATTCGTATCCAGCTTTATTCCAAAGATCAAACAAGCCGCGACGGTGGGTTCCTCGCATATCTACGTTGTCGATGAAAATGAGTTGATTATTGATTTTGGCAAAATTATCGCCGGATTTATCAACCTAACGATGACTGCCTCTGAGAACCAACAAGTTCTGCTGACTTACAGTGAAGAGGTGTACGAAAACTATACGCTGAACTCCGATTCCACGCTGGCGGGGTTTGTTGGCAAAGAGGTTGCGCCCGGCGTCATCATTAATGGTGGACCGGAAGCGCCTCACCGTGCGGAACAGCAGGACACGCTGACTTGCCGCAGTGGGGTCAATCATTTTGTTAATCAATTCACTTATCACTCCTTTCGTTATGTCAGAATCAGCGGCATTAACCTCGACCAGTTGAATCATATTTGTGCCGTTTCTGTTCATACCGATCTGGCTGAATGTGGCGGATTCCGTTGTTCCGATCCTTACCTGAATCAGTTAGTGGATATTGCCCGGGAGACGAAGTTAAACAATGTCCACTCCGTACTGAGTGACTGTGCTCGCGAGCGATTTGCCTATGGCGGAGATATCGTTGCGCTGGCTAAGTCACAAGTCTATCAATTTGATTCTGCAACCATTTATGAGAAAACCCTTGTAGACTTTATTAATGACATCCGCCCGAATGGGGGCGTTCCCGAAACAGCTCCGTTTATGGGGATAAAAACCAATGGAACGGGAGGGGATGCCGGGCCATTGGGCTGGCAACTGGTACTCCCTTATCTGATTCACATCCATTACCAGCACTATGGCAATGTGAAATTGGTCTATGAAATGCTCCCGTTCCTTGAACGCCAGCTTGAGCATTTGGCGCGGTTAAATCTTGATGAACTGAGCGCGTGCTGCCTGGGGGACTGGGGAAGTCGCGATGTGAATACGGCAAATTACAAGTCAGGGTCACCTGCTCTGCATTTTACGGCTACCTGTTTTTATTACTATCACATCATTTTGTTGGTGAAATTCTGTAGAGCAATAAATCTGAAAGAAAAAGCGGATTTTTATTCAAATAAAGCAAATGAAGTAAGAAATGAAATTCTGACAAGATATAAAAATGAAGATGGTAGTTTTGCGGATAAAAGCCAGACAAGCTATGTATTTGCCATATACTTTGCGCTTGCAGACGATATACAAGCCGCGCTAACGTCACTACTTAACCTGATTGCCGCTGATAATGACAACATTAAATGTGGTATCTTTGGGCAAAGTTTTCTTTATGAAATTTGTCGTCAATATGACCAGAATGATGTGATTGTTAAATGGCTCAGCGCTGATGAGGGTTTCAAGGGAATGCTCAACGGTGAGTCCATGACCTTAAAGGAGTTTTTCGGCGACAACAAAAATGGCTCTTGTAATCACGCTATGTTCAGTTCCTATTCAAGCTGGATGTATCAGGGATTGGGGGGAATATCTGTTACGGATGATGCGGTAGGCTCTGATGTTATTTCAATCAATCCCTGTTTTATCGATTCCATTGAGTTTGTCGATTGCTGGCACCAAACGATACGAGGCCGTATTAATTGCAACTGGCGTCGTGATGGAAATGGAATTGAATTAGTGATCAAGATTCCATATAACCTAAAAAAATGCACTCTGACGATCGCCAAGGCGTATACTGTCCTTGATGAATTACCCGCTTCGATGAAGTGTGATAGTTTTAATCAATATTTTGACATAACGAATGTGGGCGAGATAAAAATCCTGCTGACGAGGTCGTTACATTAA